The Rhodamnia argentea isolate NSW1041297 chromosome 7, ASM2092103v1, whole genome shotgun sequence genome contains the following window.
CTCCCCTCCTTCATGCTGGTGTCTCCCTCAGCCCCGTGTTCCACACTTGAGcctctctcctccttcacaacATCTTTgtgtttttatcttttgataGACGAGAATATTGACCACCATGGACGACCTTGGCCATGGAGATGGCCCGCGACCGTAGACTGAAGTGGCAAACCACGGTGGACGACCTAAGGCAACCTCGAATGGCATCCTCGACTGGAGGTCACCACCCATCAATGACCAAGATGGACCTCGATCGAAATCACAGGCTGCCATGGATGACCTGGATCTGGAGGTCATCAAATGGCCTGAAGGATGCTGTTGGCCCCAACAGGTCATCCATGGCAGAGGTGTTGTAATATAATGCTGAAGTTAAATGGAATTAAACCAATGAGAAATCACCGGAGAAATAAATGGAGAAAACTAAAGAATACCATAGATTTCGTGGTTTGGTTTGAAGATCTGAACTTATTAAATGGAGATAATCCATTAATCAATCGAAGAATTACAGAATTACAATCGCCCGCACACTCAAATTGTTTCCCAGATCTAGATTACATCCAAATCCACAATGTTTACTTCCACGCTATTGCTCCAACGTCGCGGCCAATTCTTGAACTAGTGGCACGCGCACGCATCAACGACAGCCAAACTCACGAGGGTTCTCTGTTCTGTTCAACACCACCGTATTTAAGAACGTTGCTCTCTCTTCGGACCAAAAGCAGGGATCCCCACTATCTTGACATTGTAATGAAGACACGTAATCCCCCAAATCAGGCAATTGGCCGAACCAAATTGAAAGTTTGCTTTTGATGTTTCCGTAGATTTAATTTGACCGGCTGCATCTTCAGGAATATTATCTCTTGCTTTCCGCGCACCAAAAGAGACAAGATAACAGCAGCCATCGGGGGTCTGCCGATTAACAATGGATCGGATTTTGTACGCAGGCTCAAATTCGAACATATCAATAAGAGGAAGGTGCTCTGGCCTCTTGCTACAAACATGGTGCTCCCACACAACGGAAATAAGGCTCGGTGTGAGTGCACAGTGGATGAAGGGTGGAGGCACGGAGGCTGGTGACTGACGACGACCATCTTGGTAACTATGGGCGCGACGGCGGAGGTTTCAACAACAGCTGCCGTTAGGCATTTAGGTTTCAGGCTAGTATTTTCAGAAAGGGGAATGATTACATAATAGTGTTTGGATGACTGTTACTCTAACGGTCTATttttttgcgacaaaaaaatagataataaataattaaaaattactgTGGAGTCCActtttttgagagaatttgtggtTCGCAACATACCATTATTCTCGCAGCCACTCAAATACTGTTATGCTAGTATCATCCTTTCGGAAATGACATGATATATTCGTAACTATTcgtattataaaaaaaaaaacagagagagagactcaagATGCACATTTTTACTAGATTGGAATGCTCtagaatttttatcttttatttggtTGGAAAATGCTCTAGACTTTAGGAGGTAAAATATAAATCTTCCAATTTGAGAAGAGGGGAATAAAaccatgttctttcttttccacgATTATTGACTCCCAGCCTTCAAAATTCTCAAAGATGCACCAACGGACAATATAAGTGGGACTGCCGGAACTGGGGCCACCGGGCTTGGGCACGTCACCAGCAGTTAAAAGACAAAGAAACCTCAGccaagcaataaaaaaaacgtCGACCAAAGTCGGAACCGGCGTGGCGCACCAAGGCCGAATGTTACAATTTCGGCGAAAAGTAAAGCCAAAGTTGAATTCTCCACGTGTATTTCTCCAAGTGGTATCTTCCACGTGGGGAATATTCAAACCCGTTCTTTTCCCATCCAATTCAACCACGTTTTCTAGCACCCTCGCCTTTTGCAAAATCATCTCGTGCCCCATATTTTCTTTTCACCCCCACTCCATTATAATACACTCTGCTCTCTCGAGTCTCGCCGTGGACGCCTTCCATCAAGACACTAAAACCGTGCATGCATGGCTGCTTCATCTTCGGCTCCGGCTTCGGCTTCGTGTGCCCCTCGCCGGAGCCAAAGCGAGTCGCATTCCCCGCCACCCCAGCAGAAGCGGAAGGCCGGTCGCAAGAAGTTCCAGGAGACGCGCCACCCGGTGTACAAGGGAGTGAGGCAGAGGAACGGCAAGTGGGTGTGTGAGATCCGGCAGCCCGACAGCGCCAGGACCCGCCTCTGGGTCGGCACCTTCGCGAGCCCCGAGATGGCGGCCAGGGCTTACGACGTGGCGGCCGTGGCCCTGCGAGGGGAGTCCGCCCTGCTCAACTTCCCCGAGCCGAGCTCGTGCGGCGAAGGAGGAGGCTCTTCTTTGGCATCCTCATCGCCTTCTTCCTCGTCCGTGGTGAGGTCGGGGTCGGAGGAGAAGAATGTCGGAGAGAGTGATGAGTCGGTTTCGAGGACGGCGTCGTTCGTGGATGAGGAAGAGTTGTTCAACATGCCTGGATTGTTAGACAGCATGGCCGAAGGGTTGATGCTCACTCCACCTGCGACGGTGAGCGGGTTCGATTGGGACAGCGTGGACGACGTCGTCGACCTCACTCTTTGGGAGTGACATATATTGTGTATATCCACGGCATCCATTTTTAAGAACCCATTAGTGATTCTAATGTTAACTTCTTCGTTTATGGCTTTCAGAGGACTGCCAGGAAGTGATGTTTTCTTGCCATCCcttctctcaaattttttaattttgtcatattTTCTTCCATCCTCGGACAGCAGATACTTTCTCTAACCAGACTTCTGGATTGTGGGTTGCGTGCATGAACGTCACCGACGTTTCGTATTTAGCTAAGTTTGCATATGTATAATAGACATAACTCATCGATCACAAACTTGATGCATGGATACAGAAAATTTCTCCGATTAGATATGAAGCAAGATATAGCCCTTTTAAAGGATTTGGGAACTGCATAATTCTAGATAATAGGTAaacttagcaaaaaaaaaaaaaacataaaagaaagaatttttgtgacattccgaatttcgACTCTTTTCGAAGCTTATGGATGAAAAGATAtctattgatgtatttcagttagaTCTTGCTTGGATTTGATCACTCTCTAGTTAATTAACCAAAAGGGAAACGCTAACTAAAgtttaagtacgtggactaaagaactcgagcGTGGTTTGGCACTTTGACCATAATGATTGCCGAGGGAAGATTTTGAGCCATTAAAGGCCGATCTGAGATTGGTCTTAGAACGATTTGCCAGCGTTATAcaattggatcacgggtgattccgtttgaccttaagtataatttgcaaattaaacTAAACCGATCCACGATGATCGCGTCCTTAAGGACTAGTGACCAACccttgcaattacatgacaactaaAGTTGCCATGGCTtgaataactcttaaacgtgatattaatcacggatcgatacgtgtaactcttaaaagccgcccgttagtttgagatgcacTGAAATTACTATTCATGAATTTTGGGTATGAATTGGACTTCGAAATGGGACATCGaatattcgagaattccaacagtattattttggacgtcgcctcattgagGTCAATCAAGATTAGGATTCGTCCCAAAGTGATTGAAAATGGATTGagaattggaaattacctttttaTCCTTGGTTTATGCTCATGCCTCTAAGATTAGTCAATGATAAGATGGTCAATTTGAAATCCGCCATGTGATCGAAAATCCAAGGATAAGGTGGTCCAAAGTTGTCTTGAATTATTGGCTAGAGAACAAGAGgtaaaaaagtcaaaaccccAAAAAGCAACCATCAATCAAGCTTGTTTTTCCAACTTGTCAATCACTCTTACATATATCATTCAAGCTTGTCCATCTATCACCTAGTCATTCTTGTTCCCCACTTGCATGTTAGCTTCTTGAGAAGGCTTTAGGCAAGCTTGGAAGACACAACCcacctctttcttcctctccctcatccgaacatctctctctctctctctctctctctatatatattccattttttcccTCTCACTTTACCCTCATCACCAAAGCCCTCTATTTCCCTCAAGCCCTTGTTGTGAGTTTCATGGCCATTTGTCGCCGTGAAACTCGAGAGAACGCCACAAAACCGTGACCTACTGAGAGACTAAGTCATCCACCAGTTCCCTGCACTGAACCGTGAGTTTGTGGGCTGTTTTTGGAGAGTTCTTTGGCTTGGTTCAAGGTAAGAGACTTTCTAAGCTTAGTTTAACATGTTAAGAGGTTGATGTTGAAGTTTAGTGAGGATTCGATGGAGTTTAATAGTTGGTTTTGCTTGATCTTCATGAACCAAACCAGTTTGCTTTTCCAGTCCAAAACCGTGACCTTGGAGGCTGTTTAATTGCTGATCTCGCTTGAAACTTGTGGTAAGTAATCTCTAAATCCTAGCTTGGTATGTTAGGAGTTTAGTGGTTGAGGTTTGATGTGGATTTAGGAAGTTTAATGGTTGGTTCTTGCATGAATTTTCCTAGAGGGTGAATCTGCCATTTCtatccaatttttggaaccgtgGACTTCACCGGTTGTCTCAAGATTTTTGTTTGCTCAAATCAAGGGTAAGTTGTCCTTAAACCTTTGCTAGGACTCTAGGTTACTAAGAGATggtttaaaatttgaattggagAGTTTTAGGGGCTGTTATTGTGTGAAAAACGTCCTAAGACCCGAGAGCTCGTATTTCCATTTTTTAGCGCCTATCAAAAGTGAAATGGCTCATTCGAAGTCGTTCGGAAGCCGAACTGAACTCTgttttctcccacacgaccATAAGATCACGAGGAACATGAATCTAAGGTTAGATtgctcaaaaaataaataaaattatgtcaattttccTGGGAGTAGGTCTAGACATGGAAACCATTTGGGGGTCAAtgtgtgcttgtttgttttagaatttaaaatgtgaaatccATGGCTAAATTGTGATGCTTGGTACTCGATAATGAAGTTCAATAAGGCAATAAATGGTTGAGTTGTGGCATGTGATCCAATGATTGAAATTCGAGGCTTGAAGATTGAATTGAGTATATTGGATTGTGGAATTTCAGATTCCAATTGTTTGGCCATcgattaatttatttataagTATATGTGCACATTTTACCTCGATATGTTGCTACGCGGGGTTTGAGTATAtcccgaggcattaaacgcgagATTTGACCTAAGGTGTATTGACGCAGGTCCGAGAATGTCATTGTAACCTAGGGTGTACTAACGTGGGTACAATAATTACGTTAGTCCGAGGCGTTAATACGCGGGCATGGCCATGGAAATTGGAACCACAATGAGTGAATTGCTATCCTATAAGCTTATGAGCTATCGAGTGCCTAAAGTACGAAGCTTAGTCTTAATTGAGTAATTGAATCCTTGAATTGTGAAAAATGTATAGTGCCAATGATTCTTGACTTTGATTATCGTATCGATTGCCATGTATTTATTCTTGTTTAGTAATGCATGTTTTAAAAGTGTTTGAGGGTACTTTTGgcctagtttaggtttagggttaactTATTGAGCTATAAACTCACCTCGTCGTGGGATAAACTTTTCAAACCTAAACCTTGACCTGATCACCATGCCATCACTTTTTGGGATATCGATGGACCTTGAGACCGTGATCACCAAGTACCCAATAGGCAAAAACCAGGCGTACTATAGGAAAGCGGGTACGATGCGGGTGGACAAGAGAGGTGATTCTTGGAGACCCTTGACCTTTTTGGCTTGGACCTACCAAGATGGGGACATATATTTTGGGCCACTTAGGGAGTGTGTCATACCCGACGAGGTACTTGGAGCTGTGGATCCTGCTGGAGCGATTCGCCTAGGTAGCGTAGTGGCTGATTTTGACCTAGGACTTGCCGAGATGGAGCCGGAGATGGAGCTACTAAGACTCGAGCTAGTTGGAGTTATGGCTCTGCCCCCCGGCACTAATTCGAGGTTGGACACCGAGGCCGATCCGGACTTAGAGAGTAAGTTGAGCACACCTTTGGATTCCGATATTGTTTTTGTGGAGTCGAGACTATCGACCGACGACAGTGAGGCTGATGTTTAGGTGTAGTAGTAACACCTACTTTTGGTTACCCTCCTAGGTTAGTGGAATTAGTCTTGGGTTAATATACCCTTTTGATGTTACCTAGGTTAGCGGAATTAGTCTTGGGTTAGTATACCCTTTTGATGTTATGTATCGTGTATTCTCGAATCCAGCTATATTGTATTCCCTATTTAAGTTTATTGTGGAAGACTGATTTAGTGTCATGATATGTATTGTCGTATGTTATCCCGAGTCATCTTCTTTTAAACCGTATGGAGTTTTGTCTACTTTTACTTGTGCATCTCATATCGTGCTTAAGAACACCGTCGTTGtatcctagtttttttttttttaaatcgaagtTAACGACATACGTGGGATGTTATCGATTCCAAAGGGTTCGGGCGTGACAATTTTAATTCCAATCCAAGCCGCCTTAACTAAAGGTGTCAAATGAGTGAGTTGGGTCGGGCTTGCGTATGTAATAAATGGATTCAACCTGAATCCAACCATTTAACCCACATTGGCCAAATTATCTACTAAGCAATTTAAATGATCCATACCCAACCCAATCTATATTTAACCGAAACCCACCCATATAATCTCAtgagaaaatagaataaaaaggCCTAACATTTTTCAACACTAAAtaaagaacaaattaaaaaaaatgtaccaAATTAAATCAAAACTCTAGCCATAGCTCGAGAAGACTAGGGTTTTGGACCTCGACCGCAGCCCCGAACATAGTGGCCTCCGCGGCAGCACCTAACATGATAAAAAGCAGGCAAATTGTAGGCCTTAGACTTCCACCACCACATGATCAAGTCATGAGCGTTGGCATTGCCACTAGAAATGCAGTTTCATTCCTTGAATATCTCCTTGCAACAACCGTTGTACCTTTGTCAATTCGAAGCTGGAATCATAGATCTAGGATTGACTAAGTAATCGCAGGACCGACCGGAAAAGGTGAAGTCAAGCCGGTGCTTCTGCTTCACTTCGAGGGTCTAGCAAGAACCGGTTGAGTTTGGGGACTTCTGttggaagaaagagagagggtgaggaAAATAGAGATGAAGCAAAGGTGAGGAAGATGGAGACGAAGCATAGGATCGAGAGGAGACGAAGTAGATGTTTGAATAAcatcaaattgatttttggatttTAGCAACGTTTGTTGCAGTTTCTAAAATTGACTGTTAGTAGCCTTGATTCATGGTAGGTGCCGAGAAAGGAGAGAAGACAAAAGAAGACGAAAGATTCTTGCGGCTATTGAAGAAAAACTATTCATGAAtagtaaaaagacaaaaaacacTATTGGTCACAAATAAAGGCCGGCtccttttgattttcttcaGCCACGCGAAGCTCCTTTCTACTccatttatctttttcctttgactttattTACGTGTTTTAAATTTCTCATCTGCACCAACTTCTATAAAGGCTGCTTCGATCAGTTTGTAGGATACGATCGAAGCCACAAAACTCCAAGTGAGCTTTGAGCATTTTGCATTCCAATAAAAGTTCTTCCTTTGGTCATTATTTGTGCCCTTTGTTCTAAATTCCAAAttcattattattgttttgaTTCCAACATTTGGTATCGTAGCTAGAAATAGCATCTACTAGTTCCGTTCAATTGTAGCTTTTAAAGTTGAATGGAAAGAATTTCAATACATGGTTCGCCTAGATGAAGGTTCTTTTCAAATCGCAAGATTTGTGCAATCCGATTGAAAATGGCTACAAAAAGTGGCCGATGCAAAAGCATTCGAGGTTTTaagaaaggaggagaaagaatcTTTGGTAAAGTCTTGGAAGAAAGATTAGAAAGCATTTCATGTGATCTTTTAAGCGATGGAGGAAATGTGCAAACGACCTCAAGACCTTTGCCCCATTATTCTACCTCttatctaatttatttattattttctaccaaTATTTATTATCTATTTGCGGAAACGTAACCGTAAGCTACCTATATAAATAGACATAGCAACTTTCAAGATATTTATAAATATGCTTAGTTTTATGCATTTTCCTCAACTATATTTTATAATATACACTAACCTCCCTTATTATgtataatcaaaatttaaaagattacCCTCGATTATGACTACTCCGCCCCTCCATACtcttcctaaactttttaagacCTCTGCTTCATCCCGACTTGAATACTCGTCTAAGGTGTCATTTCGCCTTGGATACCTAACGGTCCATCGAAATTGCACGGAGGACCTATGAGCATTCTTTCACCAACTTTTCAACACCAGTCTC
Protein-coding sequences here:
- the LOC115743587 gene encoding dehydration-responsive element-binding protein 1F-like: MAASSSAPASASCAPRRSQSESHSPPPQQKRKAGRKKFQETRHPVYKGVRQRNGKWVCEIRQPDSARTRLWVGTFASPEMAARAYDVAAVALRGESALLNFPEPSSCGEGGGSSLASSSPSSSSVVRSGSEEKNVGESDESVSRTASFVDEEELFNMPGLLDSMAEGLMLTPPATVSGFDWDSVDDVVDLTLWE